A part of Puniceicoccus vermicola genomic DNA contains:
- a CDS encoding addiction module protein: MTTIIKEILGELSGLSEQKQRVAASVVHALWSEERSEDAVHAEWRAELDRRNAQLASGEVEAIDEASMESFVEKLVAGEG; encoded by the coding sequence ATGACCACCATAATCAAAGAAATCCTCGGAGAACTCAGCGGCCTTTCCGAACAGAAACAACGCGTGGCCGCTTCGGTGGTCCACGCCTTATGGTCGGAGGAACGTTCGGAAGACGCCGTCCATGCCGAGTGGAGGGCCGAACTCGACCGACGCAACGCGCAACTGGCAAGCGGGGAAGTCGAAGCCATCGACGAAGCCTCGATGGAATCCTTCGTCGAGAAGCTGGTTGCCGGTGAAGGTTAG